In Phyllostomus discolor isolate MPI-MPIP mPhyDis1 chromosome 3, mPhyDis1.pri.v3, whole genome shotgun sequence, a single genomic region encodes these proteins:
- the SEZ6L2 gene encoding seizure 6-like protein 2 isoform X9 yields MGIPKAQHPPPPQLLFLILLSCPWIQGLPMKEEEALLEPGSETPTVASEALAELLHGALLRRGPEMGYLPGTDPDPTLATPPASQTLASPSLPRATEPGTGPLTTAVTPKWGRGAGPTAPELLTPPPGTTAPPLSGPASPGPPLRPEGGEEETTTTIITTTTVTTTVTSPVLCNNNISEGEGHVESPDLGSSTSHTVGPLDCTYSIHVYPGYGIEIQVQMLNLSREEELLVLAGGGAPGLPPRLLANSSMLGEGQVLRSPTNRLLLHFQSPRVPRGSGFRIHYQASCGGTIHNATLGRIVSPEPGGAAGPNLTCRWVIEAAEGRRLHLHFERVSLDEDNDRLMVRSGGSPLSPVIYDSDMDDVPERGLISDAQSLYVELLSETPANPLLLSLRFEAFEEDRCFAPFLAHGNVTTTDPEYRPGALATFSCLPGYALEPPGPPNAIECVDPTEPHWNDTEPACKAMCGGELSEPAGVVLSPDWPQSYSPGQDCVWGLHVQEEKRILLQVEILNVREGDMLTLFDGDGPSARVLAQLRGPQPRRRLLSSGPDLTLQFQAPPGPPNPGLGQGFVLHFKEVPRNDTCPELPPPEWGWRTASHGDLIRGTVLTYQCEPGYELLGSDILTCQWDLSWSAAPPACQKIMTCADPGEITNGHRTTSDAGFPVGSHVQYRCLSGYSLEGAAVLTCYSRDTGTPKWSDRVPKCALKYEPCLNPGVPENGYQTLYKHHYQAGESLRFFCYEGFELIGEVTITCIPGHPSQWTSQPPLCKVAYEELQDNRKLEVTQTTDPSRQLESGNLALAILLPLGLVIVLGSGVYIYYTKLQGKSLFGFSGSHSYSPITVESDFSNPLYEAGDTREYEVSI; encoded by the exons ATGGGGATTCCCAAGGCCCAACACCCGCCGCCTCCCCAGCTGCTGTTCCTAATTCTGCTGAGCTGCCCCTGGATTCAGG GTCTTCCCATGAAAGAGGAAGAGGCGCTGCTGGAGCCTGGAAGTGAGACCCCCACAGTAGCCTCAGAGGCTTTGGCTGAACTGCTCCATGGGGCCCTGCTAAGGAGGGGCCCAGAGATGGGCTACCTGCCGG GAACTGATCCAGATCCCACACTAGCCACCCCTCCAGCCAGCCAGACTCTTGCATCGCCCTCTCTGCCACGGGCCACTGAGCCAGGGACAGGGCCTCTGACAACAGCCGTAACCCCTAAGTGGGGTAGGGGAGCAGGCCCCACCGCACCGGAGCTGCTGACCCCGCCCCCAGGAACTACGGCCCCACCCCTTTCCGGTCCCGCTTCCCCAGGCCCGCCTCTCAGGcctgagggaggagaggaggagaccacgaccaccatcatcaccaccacaaCAGTCACCACCACGGTGACCAGCCCAG TTCTGTGTAATAACAACATCTCCGAGGGTGAAGGACATGTGGAATCTCCAGATTTAGGGAGTAGCACCAGCCACACCGTGGGACCCCTGGACTGCACATACAGCATCCATGTCTACCCTGGCTATGGCATTGAGATCCAG GTGCAGATGCTGAACCTGTCTCGGGAGGAGGAACTCTTGGTGCTGGCTGGTGGGGGtgccccaggcctgcctccccGACTCCTGGCCAACTCTTCCATGCTGGGAGAAGGACAGGTCCTTCGGAGTCCAACCAATCGGCTGCTCCTGCACTTCCAGAGCCCTCGGGTCCCAAGGGGCAGTGGCTTCAGGATCCACTATCAGG caTCCTGTGGTGGCACCATCCACAATGCTACACTGGGCCGCATCGTGTCACCTGAGCCTGGGGGAGCTGCAGGGCCCAACCTCACCTGCCGTTGGGTCATTGAAGCAGCTGAGGGACGCCGGCTGCATCTGCACTTTGAGAGAGTCTCACTGGATGAGGACAATGATCG GCTGATGGTGCGCTCCGGGGGCAGTCCCCTGTCCCCAGTAATCTATGACTCTGACATGGATGATGTCCCAGAGCGAGGTCTCATCAGTGATGCCCAGTCCCTCTATGTGGAGCTGCTTTCAGAGACACCTGCTAATCCCCTGCTGCTGAGCCTCCGATTTGAAG CCTTTGAGGAAGATCGCTGCTTCGCCCCCTTCCTGGCACATGGCAATGTCACTACCACAGACCCGGAGTACCGGCCAGGGGCACTGGCTACCTTCTCATGCCTCCCAGGATATGCCTTGGAGCCCCCTGGCCCCCCCAATGCCATCGAATGTGTGGATCCCACAGAACCCCACTGGAATGACACAGAGCCAGCCTGCAAGG CCATGTGTGGAGGGGAGCTGTCAGAGCCAGCtggtgtggtcctctctccagATTGGCCCCAGAGCTATAGCCCCGGCCAGGACTGTGTGTGGGGTCTACATGTCCAGGAAGAGAAGCGCATCTTGCTCCAAGTTGAGAT CTTGAATGTGCGCGAAGGGGACATGCTGACTCTGTTCGACGGGGACGGTCCTAGCGCCCGAGTCCTGGCCCAGTTGCGGGGACCTCAACCGCGCCGCCgcctcctctcctctgggcccGATCTCACCCTGCAGTTCCAGGCACCGCCCGGGCCTCCAAACCCTGGCCTGGGCCAGGGTTTCGTATTGCACTTCAAAG AGGTCCCCAGGAACGACACGTGCCCTGAACTGCCACCCCCGGAGTGGGGCTGGAGGACGGCTTCTCACGGGGACCTGATCCGGGGCACGGTGCTTACTTACCAGTGTGAGCCCGGCTACGAGCTGCTCGGCTCCGACATTCTCACCTGCCAGTGGGACTTGTCCTGGAGCGCAGCACCGCCCGCCTGCCAAAAGA TCATGACTTGTGCTGACCCTGGTGAGATCACCAATGGGCACCGCACCACCTCGGATGCTGGCTTTCCTGTTGGCTCCCATGTCCAGTACCGCTGTCTGTCGGGGTACAGTCTGGAGGGGGCAGCCGTACTCACCTGCTACAGCCGGGACACAGGCACACCCAAGTGGAGCGACCGGGTCCCCAAGTGCGCCT TGAAGTATGAGCCGTGCCTAAACCCCGGCGTGCCGGAGAATGGCTATCAGACCCTGTACAAGCATCACTACCAGGCGGGCGAGTCTCTGCGCTTCTTCTGCTATGAGGGCTTTGAACTCATCGGCGAGGTCACCATCACCTGTATTCCCGGCCACCCCTCACAGTGGACGAGCCAACCCCCACTCTGCAAAG tgGCCTATGAGGAGCTCCAGGACAACCGAAAACTGGAAG tgACCCAGACCACTGACCCATCACGGCAGCTGGAGAGTGGGAACCTCGCCTTGGCCATCCTGCTGCCCCTAGGCTTGGTCATTGTCCTCGGCAGTGGCGTTTACATATACTACACCAA GCTGCAGGGAAAATCCCTTTTCGGCTTCTCAGGCTCCCATTCCTACAGCCCCATCACTGTGGAGTCAGACTTCAGCAATCCACTGTATGAAGCTGGG GATACACGGGAGTATGAAGTTTCCATCTGA